A single window of Culicoides brevitarsis isolate CSIRO-B50_1 chromosome 3, AGI_CSIRO_Cbre_v1, whole genome shotgun sequence DNA harbors:
- the LOC134836164 gene encoding 26S proteasome non-ATPase regulatory subunit 13, with amino-acid sequence MSSPNSATTYLAEQKKTTNKELATEWVLLEELYNEKLWNELTIKLHTFVKHPALRDEKLLLELYNQFITTFESKINPFGLVEICAVIVENIVNKDEAVAFLEKLKEKVKICDEAIWLCKVLQGQLYLEFLNDLESTKKIIEDLKDVLDQAGNVTPVHGKYYMLAAQYYRVVGQHADYYRCGLQFLGCSIDEFPKDQWPQQAFFLGLAALLGDGVYNIGELLAHPVLQSLVGTENEWLVELLRAFNSGDINKFEAMKTTWYQIADLAAHEVKLRQKISLLCLMEMTFKRPANHKTLTFEEIAAETKLPMKEVELLIMKALAQGLVRGAIDQVAGVVNMTWVQPRVLDRQQIAGMAKTLDVWMDSITDMEKLIETRAKEILTN; translated from the exons ATGTCGTCTCCCAACAGCGCTACAACTTATTTGGCTGAGCAGAAGAAGACCACAAACAAGGAGTTGGCCACGGAATGGGTTTTACTCGAAGAATTGTACAATGAGAA ATTATGGAATGAACTCACAATCAAATTGCACACATTCGTGAAGCATCCAGCGTTGCGCGATGAAAAATTGCTTCTGGAGCTCTACAATCAGTTCATTACCACTTTCGAGTCCaa GATAAATCCTTTCGGCTTGGTGGAAATTTGCGCCGTAATTGTCGAAAATATCGTCAACAAGGACGAAGCGGTCGCTTTCCtcgaaaaattgaaggaaaaagtgaaaatttgcgACGAAGCTATTTGGTTATGTAAAGTATTGCAAGGCCAACTCTACTTGGAGTTCCTCAACGACTTGGAATCGACAAAGAAAATCATCGAGGATCTCAAGGACGTGCTCGATCAAGCGGGAAATGTCACACCAGTCCATGGCAAATACTACATGTTAGCTGCCCAATATTATCGCGTTGTTGGTCAACATGCCGACTACTACCGTTGCGGCTTGCAATTCCTCGGATGCTCCATCGATGAGTTCCCGAAGGATCAGTGGCCGCAACAAGCCTTCTTCCTCGGTCTTGCTGCCTTGCTGGGCGACGGTGTTTACAATATTGGTGAACTTTTGGCACATCCCGTCTTGCAATCTCTCGTCGGCACGGAAAACGAATGGCTCGTCGAGCTTTTGCGTGCCTTCAACTCGGGCGACATCAACAAATTCGAAGCCATGAAGACCACGTGGTACCAAATTGCCGATTTGGCGGCGCACGAAGTAAAATTACGGCAGAAAATCTCGCTTTTGTGTCTCATGGAAATGACTTTTAAACGACCAGCGAACCACAAGACGCTGACTTTTGAGGAAATTGCGGCGGAAACAAAGTTGCCGATGAAGGAAGTGGAACTTTTGATCATGAAAGCGCTCGCACAGGGACTTGTACGTGGCGCGATCGATCAGGTGGCCGGCGTCGTTAATATGACGTGGGTACAACCGCGTGTCTTGGATAGACAGCAAATCGCCGGCATGGCAAAGACTTTGGATGTCTGGATGGATTCCATTACGGACATGGAGAAGTTGATTGAGACGCGTGCAAAGGAAATTCTtacaaactaa
- the LOC134833857 gene encoding lipase lipl-1-like, with amino-acid sequence MFRLTFLLCLVVTLRADSMLDKVLDNIITIEQNPTGSFWQTFKWFRRDIDSGAPYNPDQDLTTPEIAIRHGYPAETHTVKTDDGYLLTLHRIPCGRAGCAKGARGKGQPVFLQHGLLSSSADWLLTGPEKSLAFILADAGYDVFLGNARGNTYSRSHVSLRNDEAAFWDFSWDEMAKYDLPAEIDYVYDLKAVEQNETRRDLLYVGHSMGTTMMFALLSSKPEYNDKIQAVFALAPVAYMTNVKSPIRLLAPLSKDIETIFKFLGANEFLPQNWVLRFLAKYGCELTPAEKEICENSVFILCGFDKEQYNATLFPVIFAHTPAGTSTKTVLHFAQEIHENGNFQYYDYGESGNMKKYGQQKAPLYDVTNIRTPIAFFWAQNDWLAGPKDVERLYERLNSTSIGSFKIPFEPFNHVDFMWGIDVKTLVYRPLLNLMHRFR; translated from the exons ATGTTCCGATTAACGTTTTTGTTGTGTCTCGTCGTTACCCTTCGAGCTGACTCCATGCTCGACAAGGTACTCGATAATATTATCACTATCGAGCAAAATCCTACCGGCTCCTTTTGGCAAACTTTCAAGTGGTTTCGCCGCGATATTGACAGTGGGGCGCCTTATAATCCGGATCAGGACTTGACAACTCCCGAAATTGCCATTCGCCATGGATATCCGGCCGAAACGCATACCGTAAAAACTGATGATGGTTATCTTTTGACCTTACATCGCATTCCATGTGGCCGAGCTGGTTGTGCAAAAGGCGCCCGGGGCAAAGGTCAGCCAGTTTTCCTGCAACACGGATTACTTTCAAGCTCTGCAGATTGGCTGTTGACAGGTCCCGAAAAATCCTTGGCTTTCATTCTTGCTGATGCGGGTTACGACGTGTTTCTGGGAAATGCGCGCGGAAACACCTACAGCCGGAGTCACGTGTCCTTGCGAAATGACGAAGCAGCTTTCTGGGATTTCAGTTGGGATGAGATGGCGAAATATGATTTGCCGGCGGAGATTGATTATGTGTATGACTTGAAAGCGGTGGAGCAGAACGAGACACGACGCGATTTGTTGTATGTCGGTCACAGTATGGGCACGACAATGATGTTCGCGTTACTTTCGTCGAAGCCGGAATATAATGACAAAATTCAAGCAGTTTTTGCTTTGGCTCCCGTTGCTTATATGACGAACGTAAAAAGTCCCATACGACTACTTGCGCCATTATCGAAAGATATCgagacaattttcaaatttctcggTGCGAATGAGTTTCTTCCGCAAAATTGGGTCTTGAGATTTCTCGCGAAATACGGGTGCGAATTGACACCCgctgaaaaggaaatttgcGAAAATTCTGTTTTCATTCTTTGTGGCTTCGATAAGGAGCAGTACAATGCAACACTGTTTCCAGTAATTTTTGCTCATACGCCAGCGGGAACGTCGACGAAGACTGTGCTGCATTTCGCTcaagaaattcatgaaaatggGAATTTTCAGTACTACGACTATGGAGAGAGTGGCAACATGAAGAAATATGGACAGCAAAAGGCGCCGTTATACGATGTCACTAACATTCGGACACCAATTGCCTTTTTCTGGGCGCAAAATGATTGGCTTGCAGGACCAAAGGATGTGGAACGGCTCTATGAACGACTTAATAGCACGTCAATTGGATCTTTTAAGATACCTTTTGAGCCATTTAATCAC GTGGACTTTATGTGGGGAATCGATGTAAAAACGTTGGTTTATCGACCATTATTGAATCTCATGCACCGTTTccgttaa
- the LOC134835003 gene encoding lipase 3-like: MIKNKFLIFFLSLIIVSAEGLNKESDEDIHSEDDRFDGVNIHDALSRNPDVQTFTGKILDKHGYPWEEHEVTTPDGYLLTMFRISGSPRSPQKANKSIAFLQHGLLSSSADWVVTGPNQGLAFILADAGYDVWMGNARGNTHSRKHLYLSPKKKKFWQFSWHEIGQIDLPAMINFVLEHTGQEKLHYIGHSQGTTSFFVMGALDKNNVMMSKIKSMHALAPVAFMSHLKSPFVRAMAPFVNSINWVTSMLGIHEFFPSNKMMKKGGYFLCRDQSLFQSVCANVLFLIGGYNSEQLNRTMLPDILYYTPAGAATDQLVHYGQEVNSGKFRMFDYGMFGNLNRYGSMKPPNYDLSKVTAPVALHYGDNDWLAAVKDVDKLAEKLPKLIGKFRVGHPKWNHLDFLWAIEAKHYLYDRVISLMERYED; encoded by the exons atgataaaaaacaaatttttaatatttttcttatcgcTAATTATTGTTTCCGCTGAAGGATTAAACAAAGAAAGTGATGAAGATATTCATTCCGAGGACGATAGATTTGACGGTGTCAATATTCACGATGCTTTGAGTCGAAATCCTGATGTTCAAACTTTTacg GGTAAAATCCTGGACAAACATGGATATCCGTGGGAAGAACATGAGGTCACAACACCCGATGGTTATTTACTGACAATGTTCAGGATTTCCGGAAGTCCAAGATCACCTCAAAAAGCGAATAAAAGTATTGCTTTTCTGCAGCatgg ACTTTTGAGTTCCTCCGCTGATTGGGTGGTCACAGGACCAAATCAGGGACTTGCCTTCATTTTAGCGGATGCTGGTTACGATGTCTGGATGGGAAATGCACGTGGCAATACTCATTCACGCAAACATTTGTACTTGTCaccgaagaaaaagaaattttggcaattttcgtGGCACGAAATCGGACAAATTGACTTACCTGcgatgataaattttgtcttgGAGCACACAggacaagaaaaattacattatatCGGTCACAGTCAAGGAACAACTTCGTTTTTTGTAATGGGAGCATTGGACAAAAACAATGTGATGATGTCGAAAATCAAGTCAATGCATGCTTTAGCTCCTGTTGCCTTCATGAGTCACTTGAAATCACCTTTTGTGCGGGCAATGGCACCATTTGTCAATTCAATAAAT tgGGTAACTTCAATGCTTGGAATTCACGAATTCTTCCCAAGCaacaaaatgatgaaaaaaggcGGATATTTCCTGTGTCGCGATCAATCGCTTTTCCAATCTGTATGTGCCAACGTTTTATTCCTGATCGGCGGATACAATTCTGAGCAACTTAACCGCACAATGTTACCTGACATCCTGTACTATACTCCAGCTGGGGCAGCAACGGATCAACTTGTTCACTACGGACAAGAAGTAAATTCTGGTAAATTCCGCATGTTCGACTACGGCATGTTCGGCAACTTGAATCGTTATGGTTCAATGAAGCCTCCAAATTACGATTTGAGCAAAGTTACGGCACCTGTGGCATTGCATTATGGCGACAATGACTGGTTAGCAGCAGTTAaa gaCGTTGATAAATTAGCCGAAAAACTGCCTAAATTGATCGGGAAATTCCGCGTTGGGCATCCAAAATGGAATCATTTGGACTTTTTATGGGCAATTGAAGCCAAACACTATTTGTATGATCGGGTCATTAGTCTAATGGAACGTTATGAGGACTAA
- the LOC134834708 gene encoding lipase 3-like, translating into MEKKLLLIHITLLVCLSHSIFASASNNLNNINVWDLVAGDDEAFERELKNEQDALTRNPAAQNFTASTIDKHGYQYEEYEVTTPDGYLLTMYRIVGKAGTTPEPGRKVVFLQHGLLQSSVDWVLTGPGQALGYILSDAGYDVWLGNARGNTNSRKHLYLSPNKRAFWDFSWHEIGQIDLPTMINFALEKSGQEKLHYIGHSQGTTSFFVMGALRGKEMMPKIMSMHALAPVAFMSHLKSPFIRALAPFVFSINWITSMLGIHEFFPSSKMMKKGGYWACRDESIFQELCVNALFLIGGYNSAQMNRTMLPEILQHTPAGASRHQLVHYGQEVNSGKFRMYDYGMFGNLAKYGNISPPKYDLSKVTAPVALHYGDNDWMAAVKDVDKLAKNLPKLIGKFRVPDAKCNHFDFTYGINAPSLIYDRVMSLMKRYED; encoded by the exons atggagaaaaaattattgttaatccATATTACGTTACTCGTTTGCTTATCGCACTCAATTTTCGCAAGTGCCTCTAATAATTTGAACAATATAAATGTGTGGGATCTCGTAGCTGGCGATGACGAAGCCTTCGAACGCGAACTGAAGAATGAACAAGATGCCTTAACGCGGAATCCAGCTGCTCAAAATTTCACCGCCAGCACCATAGATAAGCACGGATACCAATATGAGGAGTACGAGGTGACGACGCCCGATGGATATCTCTTGACCATGTACCGAATTGTTGGAAAAGCAGGAACGACCCCTGAACCGGGACGAAAAGTTGTCTTTTTGCAACACGGTTTGCTCCAGTCATCTGTCGATTGGGTCCTTACAGGTCCCGGGCAAGCTCTTGGGTACATTTTAAGTGATGCCGGTTACGATGTGTGGTTGGGAAATGCTCGTGGCAACACAAATTCACGGAAACATTTGTACTTGTCGCCCAACAAGAGAGCCTTTTGGGACTTTTCGTGGCACGAAATTGGACAAATTGACTTGCCAACgatgattaatttt gcCTTGGAAAAATCAGGACAAGAAAAGTTACATTATATCGGGCATAGTCAAGGAACGAcgtcattttttgtaatgGGAGCTCTTCGTGGAAAAGAAATGATGCCGAAAATTATGTCAATGCATGCTCTTGCTCCTGTAGCCTTTATGAGCCATTTGAAATCGCCCTTCATTCGTGCACTTGCACCTTTCGTCTTTTCTATCAAt tGGATCACTTCTATGCTCGGAATTCACGAATTTTTCCCCAGCAGCAAGATGATGAAGAAAGGTGGATATTGGGCTTGTCGCGATGAATCTATTTTCCAAGAACTCTGTGTCAATGCATTGTTCCTCATTGGCGGCTACAACAGCGCACAAATGAATCGAACAATGTTACCGGAAATCCTTCAACACACGCCCGCTGGAGCCAGTCGCCATCAACTCGTTCACTACGGACAAGAAGTCAATTCTGGCAAATTCCGCATGTACGACTACGGAATGTTTGGCAACTTGGCCAAATATGGAAATATTAGTCCACCAAAGTACGATTTGAGCAAGGTAACGGCACCTGTGGCATTGCATTATGGTGACAATGATTGGATGGCAGCCGTAAAA GACGTTGATAAATTGGCGAAAAATCTCCCGAAACTCATCGGAAAATTCAGAGTTCCTGATGCAAAGTGCAATCATTTTGATTTTACCTATGGAATAAATGCTCCTTCGCTGATCTACGACAGAGTTATGAGCTTGATGAAGCGATATGAAGATTaa
- the LOC134833363 gene encoding ionotropic receptor 75a-like — translation MKPSILFLLNIFMVVQAWDANLLQKLIIQESVKVVDVLFCDNIRDDILPLLKKSSSTMTSSFELHNIDGNDFDLFSFNNCDDMTVIADLKCPNMSSVLNQASDLKFFNSSRKWIFIGDEDLNGSLSFMETLDINVDSKITLIQISEGVFEIYKVGSPALRRSGILEVKLVAMYSNSVLKYEKSEIGFVKKDLQGIQLVVAIAIEKTPKHAIFLNYIRGKGFGHRDAFSRLSFQFVMLLSELYNFKISVRKAITWGYPVPGKPGIFDGVVGMLQRHECDFGAVGISYLPIRHSILDSGLSVQKFRQYMIFRHPRTSTGMKNVFLSPLSNVVWMCLASILVLMVFCLYIFHFYEKTIDSLPLSLSIVTVIGIFASQGVTKTFKGLHARIALLFSLIMSIICLQFYSASIVSSLLLPTPRTITTMRNLAMSNLKVIMEDIPTSNASFRVSIDENAIFLYNTKIKQFDRLFSIEEGVTLVKKGNYAFYTYVDFAYDFMRNTFTFDELDDLQEIPFYPLDHRSMLYMAVEKHSPFKELIRVGNQKFAETGLRSYVTEKFTSKPPVGNLKNQMFKNAVVDLHAFSSILYMLVTGMILSFMILFFEVLAKKIENFKNK, via the exons ATGAAACCCTCAATTCTATTTTtgctcaatatttttatggttGTTCAAGCATGGGATGCAAATTTACTGCAAAAACTCATAATTCAAGAATCCGTGAAAGTTGTTGATGTGCTATTTTGTGATAATATTCGGGATG acaTTCTACcgttattgaaaaaatcttcatcAACTATGACGTCATCGTTTGAGTTGCATAACATCGACGGGAACGATTTTGACCTTTTCTCTTTTAATAATTGTGATGATATGACTGTCATTGCGGATCTTAAGTGTCCCAACATGTCCTCAGTTTTGAATCAGGCGtcggatttaaaattttttaattcatcgcGGAAATGGATTTTTATAGGAGATGAGGACTTAAACGGATCTTTGTCGTTTATGGAGACTCTTGATATCAATGTTGactcaaaaattactttaattcaaataagtgAAGGAGTCTTTGAGATTTATAAAGTTGGCAGTCCAGCACTTAGACGTTCGGGGATATTAGAAGTCAAATTGGTGGCTATGTATTCCAACTCGGttttgaaatatgaaaaatctgaaattggGTTTGTGAAAAAAGATTTGCAAGGAATACAATTAGTGGTGGCGATTGCG ATCGAAAAAACACCGAAACACGCAATTTTCCTCAACTACATTCGAGGCAAAGGATTTGGACATCGTGATGCTTTTAGTCGTCTCTCCTTCCAGTTTGTAATGCTCCTCTCTGAATTGTACAACTTCAAAATTAGCGTGAGAAAAGCCATAACTTGGGGCTATCCCGTACCTGGCAAACCTGGAATATTCGATGGCGTTGTTGGAATGTTGCAGCGACACGAATGTGATTTTGGGGCAGTTGGCATATCGTATCTACCCATCAGACATTCCATACTCGACAGTGGCTTATCTGTGCAAAAATTCCGCCAATACATGATTTTTCGACATCCTCGCACGTCGACCGGCATGAAAAATGTCTTCTTGTCGCCGCTATCGAACGTGGTCTGGATGTGTCTCGCATCCATTCTCGTTCTGATGGTTTTTTGTctctatatttttcatttttacgaaaaaacgaTTGATTCGTTGCCGTTATCGTTGTCCATCGTTACCGTTATTGGGATTTTTGCATCGCAAGGCGTCACGAAAACTTTCAAAGGACTTCATGCGAGAATCGCTTTGTTATTTTCTCTGATCATGTCGATTATTTGTTTGCAATTTTATTCGGCATCAATTGTCTCCTCGTTACTTTTGCCAACGCCACGAACAATAACGACGATGCGAAATTTGGCAATGAGTAATTTGAAGGTCATCATGGAAGACATTCCCACGTCAAATGCTTCTTTTAGAGTTTCCATCGATGAAAATGCGATTTTCTTGTACAACaccaaaattaaacaattcgACAGACTGTTCTCGATCGAAGAAGGTGTGACACTCGTGAAAAAGGGAAATTATGCATTTTATACGTACGTCGACTTTGCTTACGATTTTATGCGGAACACTTTTACTTTTGACGAATTGGATGATTTGCAAGAAATTCCTTTTTATCCGTTAGATCATCGTTCTATGTTGTACATGGCAGTCGAGAAACATTCTCCCTTCAAGGAACTCATTCGTGTGGGAAACCAAAAGTTTGCTGAAACAGGCCTCCGATCATATGTCACGGAAAAATTCACATCAAAACCACCGGTGGgcaacttaaaaaatcaaatgttcaaaaatgcgGTCGTCGATTTGCAtgctttttcatcaattttgtaCATGTTGGTCACTGGGATGATTTTGAGCTTTATGATTCTCTTTTTCGAAGTTTTggcaaagaaaattgaaaattttaaaaataaatga